The genomic DNA AGAAAAACCTTAATCAGAAAACTTAAAATATAACCAGACAATCTCGGCACTGGGATAACCATGAGTTGGACACAGGCAGAAGTAAGAGAACTGAAGGAAGGCAGATACATCATAATAGACGATGAACCATGCAAAATTCTGAGCATCCAGACCTCGAAACCAGGGAAACACGGAGAGGCAAAGGCGAGGATAGATGCAGTTGGCATCTTCGATGGCTCAAAGCGAAGTGTTGTGTTTCCAGTGAAGCACAAAGTTCAGGTACCAGTTATAGACAAGAGAAGTGCACAGGTGCTTGCAATTACTGGAAATGAGGTGCAATTGATGGACATGCAGACCTATGAACAGTTCACTTTGCCGATTGACGAGGAAATGAAAGCTCAGATAGAGACAGGGAAAGAAATTCAGTATGTTGAGGCAATGGGCAGAAGAAAGATAATGAGAATTTAGTTATGGCATCGTTGCTCAAGTTTGCAGATGCTTCTGCAGAGTTTGCAGAGGCACAATTCGTGATTTTTGGTGCTCCCTTTGATAGAACAACTTCGTTTAGGCCAGGCGCAAGATTTGCACCGAATGCAATTCGTGAGCATTCCTACAATTTCGAAACATTCCTTTTTGAGCATAATCTCGACCTTCTGGATGTCCCGTTCTGTGACCTCGGAAATCTTGAGGAAGTTGGAGATGTCGACCAAATGGTCGAGCTGGTCCAGCAAGCCACTGCAGAGATTGTAGGTGCTAATAAATTCCCAATCATGCTTGGTGGAGAGCATTCGGTCACAATAGGAGCTGCAAGATGCTTTAAGGACACTGGCTTTCTCATCGTTGATGCACATCTGGATTTTAGGGAGAGCTACATGAATTCAAAGAACAATCATGCATGCGTCACAAGAAGAATTTTTGAGATGGCTGGACATGATAATGTGGTTTGTTTAGGTATTCGCTCGATTTCAAGGGAGGAATTTGAGACAAATGAAAAAGTACAGTTCATTGATGCCTTCCAGATAAATGAGGAAGGAATTGAAAATGTTGCGAAAAGAGTCATGAATATGCTAAGATTTGAAAAAATTTACTTCTCGCTAGACATAGATGGAATTGACCCTGCTTTTGCACCAGGCACAGGAACACCAGAACCATTTGGTCTAACTCCACTCCAGATAAAAAAATTAATTCATTTTATTGCACCACGGCTTGTTGGTTTTGACCTAGTGGAGGTTTCTCCCCCATTTGACAATGGAAACACTGCTGCCCTTGCATCTAGAATTGTACGTGAAGTGATTGCATCCGTCTGGAAATTCAGGAAGTAGTGATTTTTTTCACTCTTTTCTTAGGGAGGAGGAGAACGAAACCAAGGAGAATAATTAATCTTGCAATGAAACCAATTGTCCAACCACACATACCTGCGAAGATGTAGCCAGCACCGTAGTAAAGGGGTCCAAAAATTGCAAAATCCATCCCCCAGAGTAAGAAACCAATTCCTACGATCCTAAGGCCTATATTCCCAGTTCTTAAACTTCCCTCATTAAAAAAGTAGAACACTATAAACAGGAGCACAGGATTTGAAAAGAGATTTGTAAATGTTGCTCCCCAAAGTGGATTCTCTAGAAAGAGATAGATAATCCCGGAAACACCTATATGGAAGAACAGAAATAAGCCAGGTATGAAATATCTATAATGAAAATTTAGTTCAAGTAGATGAGCGATGCCCAGAAAGAAAAGAATGTCTGAAAGCACTATTAGGAAATCCCTCAGAAATGCTATGGCGATAGGTAGCGGTTCAAACAGAGAAATGTAAGTTCTGATAGAAATCATGGCCCAAGCGACAGTCCATACAAAAATGTGTGTTTTCTCTGCCTTAATGTTGATACCTAGCAGTAATGTAAGCATAACTGACATTGCAACTGCACTAAGTTCCATGATTGTTTTTATTCCTGCGTAATCCAAGTTATTCTCCCATCATTTCACATTTTTTGATTTCCTTTCTTATCTCTCCTATTATATTGGTTGCATTAAGCTTAATTGCAAGTTTTTCTGCTTTTTTCAGAATTTTGAGTGCTGAGCCATATTTTTCCTCAGCCCAGAGCAGACGAGAGTATTCTATGTATGTGAAGATGAGGTCGTTGTATCCTTCAGCCCTCTTCAGGTAAGCAAAGCATTTTTTGAAGTATCTCTCAGCCCTTTTAAAGTCCTTCATCTCCCTGAATATCATCCCGAAAGCCATAAAAGTGATTCCAATCATCATCAGGTCCTTCATTTTCCTAAAGTATTTCAGGGCTTCCTCCGCATTCTCCCTAGCTTTTTCAAAATTGTGTAGTTTTGCATAGCATTCTGCGAGGTTTTCAGTCGCATAACCCCAGATACGAATGTTACCGGATTTTTTCCCTAGTTCCTGGGCTTTCAGATAATAATAAACTGCTTCTGACACATTTCCTGAGAGTTTATTTGCCTCGCCAATGTTGTTATAAGCCCTAGTAAGCTGATATTCATCTCCAATTTCTGTGAGAATTTTTATTGCCATCTCAAAATGACGAATTGCACTTTTGTAGTCGCCCATTGAAAGGTAGATGTTTCCTATGTTTATGTTGCTCTCACCAGCAAGCTTCTTATCATCAATTCTTGCAATTTCTTCAGCAGCTTCAACGAGCATTCCCACTGCTTCCTCATATTTTCCCAATCTCCAGTAAGTTCGTGCAATTCCATTTATAGCTTTTATTTTCATTGCTGGGTCATCACAAATCTCGATGGATTCTCTGTACTTCCCTGCTGCTTTCTTCCAGTGGTTGTTGTCATAGTAAATGCTTGCTTCAAGCAAGGAAATTCTACATAAATGCTGGCGTTCTTGATATTTTTCCTTCATTCTTTTTAGGGAGAGGAGTGCCTTTTTAGAATGACCATTTTCGTGATAGTTTCTAACTAGTGTCAATTCATGTTCAAAGTCCTGCTGCATCGTTATGTTGAATTGAAACGAATATTTATACTTTTCACAATACTATTGAGAAGCCGAAATAATGGAGACAATAACAAGTTAATATCCAATCAACAATCTTTTCTCTTTTTTTTCCTTCGTTTGCACAAGGTCCTCAAACTTCGGAGAGTAAATTGGAATTGCAAATTTTGTAAAAATGGAAGTTACAAGCGCTTCCCCCTTCTCCAAACTTGCAATTAGCTTTGCATCTGTGGAAAGATCTTGCGATGCGGACTCAATCAGCGTTTTCCTCTCGATCAGCATTTCCGTGCCTAGAATTATTTTTGTATTGATGTTTGCAAGCACTTCGTTAGGAATGAGAGAAGCAAGTTGGGTCACGCCAATCAATCCAATTTTGAATTTTCTACCTTCTCTTGCAATACTGCTGAATATACTTTCCTCGTTTCTCAGTACTCTTGGGGCTTCTTCCAGCACAATGCTCACCACAGGACTTTCTTCAAGCCTTCCTTCTTTCTTTCTTTTTTTGTATTCTTCGAAAATTTCCCTTGCTAACGCACTTGCCAGTAGCAGTTCAGCTTCATTGCTCATAGTAGAGGCATCAATCACTACTTTTTTTCCGCTGATAAGGAAGTTTAAAATCTCTGAGATTGTGTTTAAACCATATCCTGGTAATGTAGTGAAAATCGTCTTGCTTTCTTCTCCGTAAAACCGTTCCATTGCGAAACTAAGTTTTCTCTTTAGGGCTGCAATTGTATCCACCTGAACAACTTTCAAATTCTTTGCAAGTTCTTCCGGTTCCAAATCAAAGAGGATGTGTAGCCATTTATCTTTTTCTTTTCCATAAAGGACATACATTGCC from Thermoplasmata archaeon includes the following:
- a CDS encoding translation initiation factor IF-5A, coding for MSWTQAEVRELKEGRYIIIDDEPCKILSIQTSKPGKHGEAKARIDAVGIFDGSKRSVVFPVKHKVQVPVIDKRSAQVLAITGNEVQLMDMQTYEQFTLPIDEEMKAQIETGKEIQYVEAMGRRKIMRI
- the speB gene encoding agmatinase → MASLLKFADASAEFAEAQFVIFGAPFDRTTSFRPGARFAPNAIREHSYNFETFLFEHNLDLLDVPFCDLGNLEEVGDVDQMVELVQQATAEIVGANKFPIMLGGEHSVTIGAARCFKDTGFLIVDAHLDFRESYMNSKNNHACVTRRIFEMAGHDNVVCLGIRSISREEFETNEKVQFIDAFQINEEGIENVAKRVMNMLRFEKIYFSLDIDGIDPAFAPGTGTPEPFGLTPLQIKKLIHFIAPRLVGFDLVEVSPPFDNGNTAALASRIVREVIASVWKFRK
- a CDS encoding tetratricopeptide repeat protein — translated: MQQDFEHELTLVRNYHENGHSKKALLSLKRMKEKYQERQHLCRISLLEASIYYDNNHWKKAAGKYRESIEICDDPAMKIKAINGIARTYWRLGKYEEAVGMLVEAAEEIARIDDKKLAGESNINIGNIYLSMGDYKSAIRHFEMAIKILTEIGDEYQLTRAYNNIGEANKLSGNVSEAVYYYLKAQELGKKSGNIRIWGYATENLAECYAKLHNFEKARENAEEALKYFRKMKDLMMIGITFMAFGMIFREMKDFKRAERYFKKCFAYLKRAEGYNDLIFTYIEYSRLLWAEEKYGSALKILKKAEKLAIKLNATNIIGEIRKEIKKCEMMGE